One region of Wyeomyia smithii strain HCP4-BCI-WySm-NY-G18 chromosome 3, ASM2978416v1, whole genome shotgun sequence genomic DNA includes:
- the LOC129727686 gene encoding translocon-associated protein subunit delta: MSSKSLLFAALVVLSASACWASSCTNPEVKSSFFSTSDATIVSQIAFVAEFTLKCSNAGAEKLPLFAEVGGKVAPVVRVGDTKYQVSWNEEIKKASSGKYTIRLFDEESYAAVRKAQRAGEDVRSVKPLTNVVVHFPGAYKGPWINSEILAAGVVGIVAYVAFSTRTKLLA, translated from the exons ATGAGCTCGAAATCTTTGCTCTTCGCTGCCTTGGTTGTGTTGTCCGCCTCAGCTTGCTGGGCCAGTTCTTGCACCAATCCAGAGGTGAAATCGAGCTTTTTCTCCACGTCGGATGCCACCATCGTAAGTCAGATCGCTTTCGTAGCGGAATTCACGTTGAAGTGCTCCAACGCGGGTGCTGAAAAACTGCCCCTGTTTGCCGAAGTGGGCGGAAAGGTGGCACCAGTGGTCCGGGTAGGGGACACCAAGTATCAG GTTAGCTGGAACGAGGAAATTAAGAAAGCCAGCAGCGGCAAGTACACAATCCGATTGTTCGATGAGGAATCGTACGCTGCGGTACGCAAAGCTCAACGGGCTGGTGAGGATGTACGATCGGTGAAACCACTGACCAACGTGGTGGTGCACTTCCCCGGCGCGTACAAGGGTCCGTGGATCAACTCGGAAATCCTGGCAGCCGGTGTGGTCGGAATCGTGGCTTACGTTGCGTTTTCTACCCGCACGAAGTTGTTAGCTTAA